From a region of the Gordonia sp. PP30 genome:
- a CDS encoding MarR family transcriptional regulator, with product MIDPDREALLRSAIEDLYFAYRTFTALPDRRLADLGLGRTHHRILHFVRRDPGLSVGDLLAVLEVSKQAVHRPIKDLEERGYLAVTADDTDRRIRRLTLTPAGTGLEDQLTSLQMDLLATAFDGLDDGAVAHWQQVMRRLAAGG from the coding sequence ATGATTGACCCAGATCGTGAGGCACTGCTGCGCTCGGCGATCGAAGACCTGTACTTCGCCTACCGCACGTTCACCGCGCTGCCCGACCGGCGCCTCGCCGATCTCGGCCTCGGTCGTACCCATCACCGGATCCTGCACTTCGTCCGCCGCGACCCCGGCCTCTCCGTCGGCGACCTGCTCGCCGTCCTCGAGGTGAGCAAGCAGGCGGTGCACCGCCCGATCAAGGACCTCGAAGAGCGCGGCTATCTCGCGGTCACCGCGGACGACACCGACCGCCGCATCCGCCGCCTCACCCTCACGCCCGCCGGCACCGGCCTGGAAGACCAGCTCACCTCGTTGCAGATGGACCTGCTCGCGACGGCATTCGACGGCCTCGACGACGGAGCGGTCGCCCACTGGCAACAGGTGATGCGCCGCCTCGCGGCCGGCGGCTGA
- the lepA gene encoding translation elongation factor 4, with translation MQGAVEISTFADQTFTDPARIRNFCIIAHIDHGKSTLADRMLQITGVVAERDMRAQYLDRMDIERERGITIKAQNVRLPWKAKDENGVEQEYVIHLIDTPGHVDFTYEVSRALEACEGAILLVDAAQGIEAQTLANLYLAMDNDLTIIPVLNKIDLPAADPDRYAAEIAHIIGCDPGEVLRVSGKTGEGVAELLDAAIAQIPAPVGDPDAPARAMIFDSVYDTYRGVVTYVRVVDGKIVPREKIAMMSTGATHELLEVGIVSPEPKASAGLGVGEVGYLITGVKDVRQSKVGDTVTTARGGATQPLTGYREPRPMVYSGLYPVDGSDYPVLREALDKLQLNDAALTYEPETSVALGFGFRCGFLGLLHMEITRERLEREFGLDLISTAPNVVYRVIMDDGTEHVVTNPSDWPEGKTRHIYEPIVKTTIIAPSEFIGAIMELCQSRRGELGGMDYLSETRVELRYTLPMAEIIFDFFDALKSRTRGYASLDYEEAGEQEADLVKVDILLQGEAVDAFSAIVHRESAYAYGNKMALKLKDLIPRQQFEVPIQAAIGSKVIARENIRAIRKDVLAKCYGGDISRKRKLLEKQKEGKKRMKTIGRVDVPQEAFVAALSTEAVGDKPKGK, from the coding sequence GTGCAAGGAGCAGTAGAGATTTCCACCTTCGCCGACCAGACGTTCACCGATCCCGCCCGGATCCGCAACTTCTGCATCATCGCGCACATCGACCACGGCAAGTCGACCCTCGCCGACCGGATGCTGCAGATCACCGGGGTGGTGGCCGAACGCGACATGCGTGCGCAGTACCTCGACCGGATGGACATCGAGCGTGAGCGCGGCATCACCATCAAGGCGCAGAACGTGCGGCTGCCGTGGAAGGCGAAGGACGAGAACGGTGTGGAGCAGGAGTATGTGATCCACCTGATCGATACTCCCGGCCACGTCGACTTCACCTACGAGGTCTCGCGCGCGCTGGAGGCCTGCGAGGGTGCGATCCTGCTCGTCGACGCCGCGCAGGGCATCGAGGCCCAGACCCTCGCCAACCTGTACCTGGCGATGGACAACGACCTCACGATCATCCCGGTGCTCAACAAGATCGACCTGCCCGCCGCCGACCCGGACCGGTACGCCGCCGAGATCGCGCACATCATCGGCTGTGATCCCGGCGAGGTGCTGCGCGTCTCCGGCAAGACCGGTGAAGGCGTCGCCGAACTGCTCGACGCGGCCATCGCGCAGATCCCGGCGCCCGTCGGCGATCCCGACGCCCCGGCCCGGGCGATGATCTTCGACTCCGTCTACGACACCTACCGCGGCGTCGTCACCTACGTCCGCGTGGTCGACGGCAAGATCGTGCCGCGCGAGAAGATCGCGATGATGTCGACCGGCGCTACCCACGAACTCCTCGAGGTCGGCATCGTCTCGCCGGAACCGAAAGCCAGCGCCGGACTCGGCGTCGGCGAGGTCGGCTACCTGATCACCGGCGTGAAAGACGTCCGCCAGTCGAAGGTCGGTGACACCGTCACCACCGCCCGCGGCGGCGCCACCCAGCCGCTCACCGGCTACCGTGAGCCGCGCCCGATGGTCTACTCCGGCCTCTACCCGGTCGACGGCTCCGACTATCCGGTGCTGCGCGAGGCCCTGGACAAACTGCAGCTCAACGATGCCGCCCTCACCTACGAGCCGGAGACCTCCGTCGCCCTCGGCTTCGGCTTCCGCTGCGGCTTCCTCGGCCTCCTGCACATGGAGATCACCCGGGAGCGGCTGGAACGCGAATTCGGCCTCGACCTGATCTCCACCGCGCCCAACGTCGTCTACCGGGTGATCATGGACGATGGCACCGAGCACGTCGTCACCAACCCGTCCGACTGGCCCGAGGGCAAGACCCGCCACATCTACGAGCCGATCGTCAAGACGACGATCATCGCGCCCAGCGAGTTCATCGGCGCCATCATGGAACTGTGCCAGTCCCGGCGCGGCGAACTCGGCGGCATGGACTACCTGTCGGAGACCCGCGTCGAACTGCGCTATACGCTCCCGATGGCCGAGATCATCTTCGACTTCTTCGACGCCCTCAAGTCGCGCACCCGCGGTTATGCCTCCCTCGACTACGAGGAGGCCGGCGAGCAGGAGGCCGACCTGGTGAAAGTCGACATCCTGCTGCAGGGTGAGGCCGTCGACGCGTTCAGCGCGATCGTGCACAGGGAATCGGCCTACGCCTACGGCAACAAGATGGCGCTGAAGCTGAAGGACCTGATCCCGCGCCAGCAGTTCGAGGTGCCGATCCAGGCCGCCATCGGCTCGAAGGTGATCGCCCGCGAGAACATCCGTGCCATCCGCAAGGACGTGCTCGCCAAGTGCTACGGCGGCGACATCAGTCGTAAGCGCAAATTGCTCGAGAAGCAGAAGGAAGGCAAGAAGCGGATGAAGACGATCGGCCGGGTCGACGTCCCGCAGGAGGCCTTCGTCGCCGCGCTGAGCACCGAAGCGGTGGGCGACAAACCCAAAGGGAAGTAG
- a CDS encoding alpha/beta family hydrolase, with product MKPATSSVIRTGDVHATVDRPDCDSRGLAILAHGAGSDRDSVLLRTLSESLTARGLTVARIDLPYRQQRPKGPPSPSKAAADRDGIRAAIAALRPLAPDGPLIVGGQSYGGRQASMVVAEYPSTSSGGDSTSAGDDSTGAGHDLIADGLLLTSYPLHPPGKPEKSRVEHLPRITTPTLLVHGHSDAFATSAEIAAAAALFAGPVEIVEVEKADHGLKPERSGVGRLTAAAAERFFLDR from the coding sequence GTGAAGCCTGCGACGAGCAGCGTGATCCGGACCGGCGATGTCCACGCCACTGTCGACCGCCCGGACTGTGACTCGCGCGGCCTGGCAATTCTGGCGCATGGTGCGGGCAGCGACCGCGACTCCGTGCTCCTGCGCACCCTCTCGGAGTCGCTGACCGCGCGCGGGCTGACCGTTGCCCGGATCGATCTCCCCTACCGGCAGCAGCGGCCGAAGGGGCCACCGTCACCCTCGAAGGCAGCCGCCGACCGCGACGGTATCCGGGCCGCGATCGCCGCGCTGCGGCCGCTCGCCCCGGACGGCCCGCTGATCGTGGGCGGGCAGTCGTACGGCGGGCGGCAGGCGTCGATGGTCGTCGCCGAATACCCTTCGACAAGCTCAGGGGGCGATTCGACAAGCGCGGGGGACGATTCGACGGGCGCGGGGCACGACTTGATCGCCGACGGACTGCTGCTGACTTCCTATCCGCTGCATCCGCCGGGAAAGCCGGAGAAGTCGCGCGTCGAGCATCTGCCGCGGATCACGACGCCGACTCTGCTCGTGCACGGCCACAGCGATGCCTTCGCGACCTCCGCAGAGATCGCCGCCGCCGCGGCACTCTTCGCGGGTCCGGTCGAGATCGTCGAGGTCGAGAAGGCCGATCACGGACTCAAGCCGGAACGCAGCGGGGTCGGCCGACTCACGGCCGCTGCGGCCGAGCGATTCTTTCTCGACAGGTGA
- a CDS encoding DUF4189 domain-containing protein — MKTRRFFAGLGIATSIATAGTLLPAATPAAEARTNYWAAIAWDYNGKTAKAWNYPSSAAARNAAKRLCGSHCGYFTFYRSCGAVAYRFGYSRTTVGTARGFQTRAGAKRAAMRQAGAGSHIRASVCNK; from the coding sequence ATGAAAACTCGTCGCTTCTTCGCCGGACTCGGCATCGCCACCTCCATCGCCACCGCCGGAACGCTCCTCCCGGCCGCGACGCCGGCCGCCGAGGCCCGCACCAACTACTGGGCGGCCATCGCCTGGGATTACAACGGCAAGACCGCCAAGGCCTGGAACTACCCCAGCTCGGCCGCGGCCCGCAACGCCGCCAAGCGCCTGTGTGGCTCGCACTGCGGCTACTTCACCTTCTATCGGTCGTGCGGCGCGGTCGCCTACCGCTTCGGCTACTCACGCACCACCGTCGGCACCGCCCGCGGTTTCCAGACCCGCGCCGGCGCCAAGCGTGCCGCCATGCGCCAGGCCGGCGCCGGCTCGCACATCCGGGCGTCGGTCTGCAACAAGTAG
- a CDS encoding sulfotransferase family protein yields the protein MSIVYLHVGLPKTGTTHLQDRLWVNRDLALERAGLLYPGVTMEDHYHAAAHLQPERYLDWATPDRAGAWPRMVAQMKAWPGVSVISHELYANAQPRHIEKLMDDLSFTDEVHVIVTVRDLARQLPSVWQENVKNQRAASFDEFLASVARYRDADPVADGFVEEPFWEFQDYVAIVQRWSAVLPAERIHLVTVPAPGTGGPGDVLWERFLSVVGVDPALLPKEGERHNSSLSAAQTEFLRRLNSRIQPGNIDWWRYEWIVKRRLIGEALRNTGSGKPLGLTAEQRVWAVEQSDDMIAVLERGGFAVSGTLDDLRVDLGVDAAEAAPPTAEEALDAGLDALAYWIKTMPNPEPKPTAKSRARDVARRAKRRAIGLRDRLGV from the coding sequence ATGTCGATTGTCTACCTTCATGTCGGATTGCCCAAAACAGGGACTACGCACCTGCAAGACCGGCTGTGGGTGAACCGCGATCTGGCCCTGGAACGTGCCGGTCTGCTGTATCCGGGCGTGACCATGGAAGACCACTATCACGCCGCCGCGCACCTGCAACCGGAGCGCTACCTGGACTGGGCGACTCCCGATCGTGCCGGTGCATGGCCGCGGATGGTGGCCCAGATGAAGGCCTGGCCGGGCGTGTCGGTGATCTCGCACGAGCTGTACGCCAACGCGCAGCCGCGGCACATCGAGAAGCTCATGGATGATCTGTCGTTCACCGACGAAGTGCACGTGATCGTCACCGTCCGCGATCTGGCCCGCCAGCTGCCGTCGGTGTGGCAGGAGAACGTGAAGAACCAGCGCGCGGCGTCGTTCGACGAATTCCTCGCCTCGGTGGCCCGCTACCGCGACGCCGACCCGGTGGCCGACGGCTTCGTCGAGGAGCCGTTCTGGGAGTTCCAGGACTACGTCGCGATCGTGCAGCGCTGGTCGGCGGTGCTGCCGGCCGAGCGGATCCACCTCGTCACGGTGCCCGCGCCGGGCACCGGCGGACCGGGCGATGTGCTGTGGGAGCGATTCCTGTCCGTAGTCGGTGTCGATCCGGCGTTGCTGCCGAAGGAGGGGGAGCGGCACAACTCGTCGCTGTCGGCGGCACAGACGGAGTTCCTGCGCCGGCTCAATTCCCGGATCCAGCCGGGCAACATCGACTGGTGGCGGTACGAGTGGATCGTCAAGCGCCGCCTGATCGGTGAGGCGCTGCGCAATACCGGGAGCGGAAAGCCGCTCGGACTCACCGCCGAGCAGCGGGTGTGGGCGGTGGAGCAGTCCGACGACATGATCGCCGTCCTCGAGCGGGGCGGATTCGCGGTGTCGGGTACGCTCGACGACCTGCGCGTCGATCTCGGGGTCGACGCCGCCGAGGCCGCCCCGCCGACGGCGGAGGAGGCGCTCGACGCTGGGCTGGACGCGCTGGCCTACTGGATCAAGACGATGCCCAACCCGGAGCCGAAGCCGACCGCGAAGTCGCGGGCGCGTGATGTGGCGAGACGGGCCAAGCGCCGCGCGATCGGCCTGCGGGACCGGCTGGGCGTCTGA
- the rpsT gene encoding 30S ribosomal protein S20 — MANIKSQIKRNKTNEARRQRNQSVRSALRTAIRNFREAVAGGDKDKAAELLASTSRQLDKAASKGVIHKNQAANKKSAMAIAVNKL; from the coding sequence GTGGCAAACATCAAGTCGCAGATCAAGCGGAACAAGACCAACGAGGCTCGTCGCCAGCGCAACCAGTCGGTGCGCAGCGCGCTCCGCACCGCGATCCGCAACTTCCGTGAGGCCGTCGCCGGTGGCGACAAGGACAAGGCCGCCGAGCTGCTCGCGAGCACCAGCCGCCAGCTCGACAAGGCCGCCAGCAAGGGCGTCATCCACAAGAACCAGGCCGCCAACAAGAAGTCGGCCATGGCGATCGCGGTCAACAAGCTCTGA
- the holA gene encoding DNA polymerase III subunit delta, translating into MTDRLFLLLGDDDFLTGRVIKQVAVERSRAAGETVPVTRVRCGEVTGPELAELLSPSLFAEERIVVIEAAAEAGKDPAALITAAAKSLPDGITMMVIHTGGGRQKSMVGELKKAGAAEVECVAPKWPSERVDFVRKEFRNLGVRVGPDVVELVTDLVGSDLRELSAACHQLVSDTGGRVDEAAVRTYYVGRPEVTGFEVADKAVTGDVAGAMESLAWAQHHGTARVLLADALAEAVHAIARVRAMGHADKYSIASELGMPPGRVGKVQSQARAWDADSIGRAVLIVADLNGAVKGQAADADYALEHAVSTVAQLRPRRGR; encoded by the coding sequence GTGACTGACCGCCTGTTTCTGCTGCTCGGCGACGACGACTTCCTGACCGGTCGGGTGATCAAGCAGGTGGCCGTCGAGCGTTCCCGCGCGGCAGGGGAGACCGTGCCGGTCACCAGGGTGCGCTGCGGTGAGGTCACCGGCCCCGAGCTCGCCGAACTGCTGAGTCCGTCGCTGTTCGCCGAGGAACGGATCGTGGTGATCGAGGCCGCGGCGGAGGCGGGCAAGGACCCGGCCGCGCTCATCACCGCCGCGGCCAAGTCGCTGCCCGACGGCATCACGATGATGGTGATTCACACCGGCGGAGGCCGCCAGAAGTCGATGGTGGGCGAGCTCAAGAAGGCCGGTGCCGCCGAAGTCGAGTGCGTCGCGCCGAAGTGGCCGTCCGAGCGCGTCGACTTCGTCCGCAAGGAATTCCGGAACCTCGGGGTCCGGGTGGGACCCGACGTGGTGGAGCTGGTGACCGACCTGGTCGGCTCGGATCTGCGGGAGCTGTCCGCCGCCTGCCACCAGCTGGTGTCGGACACCGGCGGACGCGTCGACGAAGCCGCCGTGCGCACCTACTACGTCGGCCGGCCGGAGGTGACCGGCTTCGAGGTGGCCGACAAGGCGGTCACCGGTGACGTCGCCGGAGCGATGGAATCGCTCGCCTGGGCCCAGCATCACGGGACCGCGCGGGTGCTGCTCGCGGACGCGCTCGCCGAGGCGGTGCACGCCATCGCCCGGGTACGCGCGATGGGGCACGCCGACAAGTACTCGATCGCCTCCGAGCTGGGCATGCCGCCGGGCCGCGTAGGGAAGGTCCAGTCGCAGGCACGCGCCTGGGACGCCGACTCGATCGGGCGGGCGGTGCTGATCGTCGCCGATCTCAACGGCGCGGTGAAGGGGCAAGCCGCCGACGCGGACTACGCGCTGGAGCACGCCGTGTCGACCGTCGCCCAGCTGCGTCCCCGTCGCGGCCGCTGA